A single window of Thermodesulfovibrionia bacterium DNA harbors:
- the mshL gene encoding pilus (MSHA type) biogenesis protein MshL, with amino-acid sequence MKTIKRVKIMYRLFSMFLTLFLLVFAVEASALQNNVLSDEGADVIVSEVPEVRAEKADTIKFENKISRSSLAFTPVTEELLPLKTRIISISVRNAPLKDVLFAVGENTGLNIIMETGVNPELPMTITLKEVAADEALDIIFSSIDYFYDLEGNVLIVRVMATRMFEFGHPSIAQEYSSDVGGDLFGATDDISNIKGGVKQSIKADSASLNLWDSLEATLKGVVGTGTIDINRMSGTILVTATKKNMIKVDNYLTKLREVLSRRVLVEARIVEVTLTDNLKYGINWAFLDNFKGVGQVVAGSINQDNQLVSGTIDPLDFGINTAVQDTGFFVATLGNDFSAIISALDEQGDTTVLSNPRLGIMNGQTALLNVGRKTDYVSEVDSTVEQATTDNPNPATTYDVTTKSVLSGVMLGIVPNINENGEVTLTITPIVSDLVDLKEHPFGDVTKTGYSISLPIIDLKELSTVVKVRDGEMIVLGGHIDKTEGVEDKQVPFLGDIPYLGYLFKQHAKTHQSKELVILLKATVDKVGL; translated from the coding sequence ATGAAAACAATAAAAAGGGTGAAAATTATGTACCGGCTTTTTTCCATGTTTTTGACATTGTTTTTATTAGTCTTTGCTGTTGAGGCATCGGCATTGCAGAATAATGTGTTATCTGATGAAGGAGCAGACGTTATTGTTTCAGAAGTCCCTGAAGTGCGTGCTGAAAAGGCTGACACAATAAAGTTTGAGAACAAAATCTCAAGATCAAGCCTTGCATTCACCCCGGTTACTGAGGAACTTTTACCGCTTAAGACGAGAATTATTTCCATTTCAGTAAGAAATGCGCCGCTTAAAGATGTTCTCTTCGCAGTTGGTGAAAACACCGGGCTGAATATCATTATGGAGACCGGCGTAAACCCTGAACTGCCTATGACCATAACACTGAAGGAAGTTGCCGCTGATGAGGCTCTTGATATCATCTTCTCATCAATTGATTATTTTTATGATCTTGAAGGGAATGTTCTCATAGTGAGAGTTATGGCTACAAGGATGTTTGAATTCGGCCATCCCAGTATCGCACAGGAATATTCATCAGATGTTGGCGGCGACCTCTTCGGCGCGACCGATGACATAAGTAATATAAAGGGCGGTGTTAAACAAAGTATCAAGGCGGACAGTGCATCATTAAACCTATGGGACTCTCTGGAGGCAACTCTTAAAGGTGTTGTCGGCACCGGAACTATCGATATAAATAGAATGTCAGGGACGATACTTGTAACAGCCACAAAGAAGAATATGATAAAGGTCGATAATTATCTCACTAAGCTCAGAGAGGTCCTGAGCAGGCGTGTTCTTGTTGAGGCAAGGATAGTGGAGGTTACCTTAACGGATAATCTTAAATACGGGATTAACTGGGCATTTCTTGATAACTTTAAGGGAGTCGGTCAGGTTGTTGCAGGTTCCATAAACCAAGATAACCAATTGGTTTCTGGCACAATAGATCCTTTAGATTTTGGTATAAATACGGCAGTTCAAGATACTGGTTTCTTTGTCGCTACATTAGGAAATGATTTCTCAGCTATTATAAGCGCACTTGATGAGCAGGGTGATACAACAGTGCTCTCAAATCCGAGGCTTGGCATAATGAATGGACAGACAGCCCTTCTGAATGTCGGAAGGAAGACCGATTATGTCAGTGAAGTTGATTCAACCGTAGAACAAGCTACCACTGATAATCCCAATCCTGCAACGACTTATGATGTAACGACAAAGAGTGTGCTCTCCGGTGTTATGCTCGGAATAGTCCCTAATATCAATGAGAATGGTGAGGTGACATTGACTATAACTCCGATAGTTTCAGATCTTGTAGATTTAAAAGAACATCCTTTTGGCGATGTGACTAAGACTGGATATTCAATATCTTTACCAATTATCGACCTTAAGGAGCTGAGCACAGTTGTCAAGGTCAGGGATGGCGAGATGATAGTGCTCGGCGGGCATATAGATAAAACCGAGGGCGTGGAGGATAAGCAGGTGCCATTTCTCGGAGATATCCCTTATTTAGGCTATTTATTTAAACAGCATGCAAAGACCCATCAGAGCAAGGAACTTGTGATACTTCTTAAAGCGACTGTGGATAAGGTAGGTTTATAA